Proteins co-encoded in one Flavobacterium fluviale genomic window:
- a CDS encoding TonB-dependent receptor plug domain-containing protein, translating into MKYLIMLLFLGLYVNAQNTHVHHDSIKSLEEVKVKSAAKKKIETEMKMAVSVDEFLSSSENISFIKRGAYAWEPLLNNMSSERSTVTIDGMHVFGACTDKMDPITSYVESNNLSTIDIKSGQEGGLHGATVAGSIDLKRKSTPFGLAKKWNGTYQSGFEFNNKQFFNLGNVAYSGEKFVAEGSVSYRKAADYYDGNNNEVKHSQYKKFNTSLGFAYKTSDLSAVRLDAIFDMAKDVGYPALPMDLSLSRALITSASYKQLFEDGLIKVVDTKIYFNAIEHYMDDTTRPENLVHMDMPGWSTTYGLVSKANAKKDNYSSEIQLNAYDNLSIAEMRMYPQDRSERTMFAYSWPWVTTRYAGLSMNNSWDISEKSQVNLGGSLGVNYNYSKYVEFNWIFHPGAPQEKTRFLPSLHAGYNLNIDQFNFSVGTGYGHRAPSVSEGYGYYIYNSFDRYDYIGNPNLKNEISYEGNASAGFKNERLSIQGKINYFYIENYIIGRILSMGSPMNYQSVGVKGYTSLDYATLLNMSMNASYDILEHLHWKGTLTYARGMDDKGGNLPFIRPLSYQTSLHFMHQNFGIQTSVNGDFEQINYSPEYGEDLTSAYTIWNISADYTFKINKVKTVLQVGAENILNEYYSTYADWGNIPRMGRNIFTSLKFNF; encoded by the coding sequence ATGAAATATCTAATAATGTTACTTTTTTTGGGATTGTATGTAAATGCTCAAAATACACATGTTCATCACGACAGCATTAAAAGCTTAGAAGAAGTAAAAGTAAAAAGCGCAGCAAAAAAGAAAATCGAAACCGAAATGAAAATGGCAGTTTCAGTTGATGAATTTTTATCATCATCGGAAAATATCAGTTTTATAAAAAGAGGTGCTTATGCATGGGAACCGCTGCTGAATAATATGAGTTCCGAACGTTCTACAGTGACCATTGACGGAATGCACGTTTTTGGAGCCTGTACCGATAAAATGGACCCGATTACTTCTTATGTAGAAAGTAATAATCTTTCTACGATTGATATAAAGTCAGGTCAGGAAGGCGGTCTTCATGGTGCAACTGTTGCGGGAAGCATAGATTTAAAAAGAAAAAGCACGCCATTTGGTCTTGCCAAAAAATGGAATGGAACATACCAAAGCGGATTTGAATTTAATAATAAGCAATTTTTCAATTTAGGAAATGTGGCATATTCGGGCGAAAAATTCGTAGCCGAGGGAAGTGTTTCTTATCGAAAAGCTGCTGATTATTATGATGGAAACAATAATGAAGTCAAACATTCCCAATATAAAAAATTCAACACTTCATTAGGTTTTGCCTATAAAACAAGTGATTTATCGGCAGTAAGACTGGATGCAATTTTTGATATGGCAAAAGATGTGGGATATCCCGCTCTTCCAATGGATTTATCACTTTCGCGTGCGCTTATTACATCAGCATCTTATAAACAATTATTTGAGGACGGATTAATAAAAGTAGTCGATACAAAAATCTATTTCAACGCGATTGAGCATTATATGGATGATACGACTCGTCCTGAAAATTTAGTGCATATGGACATGCCAGGCTGGAGCACTACTTATGGTTTGGTTTCTAAAGCAAACGCAAAAAAAGATAATTATTCGTCTGAAATACAGTTGAATGCTTACGATAATCTATCGATTGCAGAAATGAGAATGTATCCGCAGGATCGAAGCGAAAGAACCATGTTTGCGTACAGCTGGCCGTGGGTAACGACGCGCTATGCGGGACTTTCGATGAATAATTCTTGGGATATATCGGAGAAAAGCCAGGTAAATCTTGGAGGTTCTTTGGGCGTAAATTACAACTACTCCAAATATGTAGAGTTCAACTGGATTTTTCATCCTGGAGCGCCTCAGGAAAAAACGAGATTCCTGCCAAGCTTACATGCAGGTTATAACCTTAATATTGATCAATTTAATTTTTCTGTTGGAACCGGTTACGGACATCGAGCACCTTCTGTTTCTGAGGGTTACGGTTACTATATCTACAATAGTTTTGATCGTTACGATTATATCGGAAATCCTAATTTGAAAAATGAAATTTCGTACGAAGGAAATGCAAGTGCAGGTTTTAAAAACGAAAGATTAAGCATTCAGGGAAAAATAAATTACTTCTACATTGAGAATTACATCATTGGAAGGATTTTAAGTATGGGAAGTCCTATGAATTATCAATCGGTTGGGGTAAAGGGTTATACTTCATTAGATTACGCAACACTGTTAAATATGTCTATGAATGCCAGTTATGATATTTTAGAGCATTTACATTGGAAGGGAACACTGACTTATGCACGCGGAATGGATGATAAAGGAGGAAATCTGCCTTTTATTCGTCCGTTGAGTTATCAGACTTCGCTTCATTTTATGCATCAAAATTTCGGAATTCAAACTTCTGTAAATGGAGATTTTGAGCAGATTAATTACAGTCCAGAATATGGAGAAGATTTGACATCTGCTTACACCATCTGGAATATTTCTGCCGATTATACTTTTAAAATCAATAAAGTAAAAACCGTTTTGCAGGTTGGAGCAGAGAATATTTTAAATGAATATTACAGCACTTATGCCGACTGGGGAAATATCCCGAGAATGGGACGTAATATTTTCACTTCTTTAAAATTCAATTTCTAA
- a CDS encoding MbnP family protein, translated as MQNFKKYLLLSIASLAFVSCSSDEDNAVANNVTLEFNNTFKNTTIVLGNAASTSATINTSAAGQVHHFSELKYVISNIRLVKDNGDEVPYNVNDLDKGATVIDQSKTASLSYVLSNVPAASYKQIKFGLGIKPEQNTLDQVRFPNFYAAAGANDTAMMWEWGSGYRFTKVEGFYDTDNKTMSIHTGSTVAGTNGVPSSYTQGVNAYRDIALNLTANAVVGSKGPKIKIQADFDKMLSGKTNTITLSTGTGNGDNATPNVHTAAQMVKFVDNFGGNGLSDITGMFSVTAVEN; from the coding sequence ATGCAAAATTTTAAAAAATACTTATTACTATCAATTGCCTCTTTGGCATTCGTATCGTGTTCTAGCGATGAAGACAATGCTGTTGCGAATAATGTAACATTGGAATTCAATAATACTTTCAAAAACACAACTATTGTATTAGGAAATGCAGCTTCAACATCTGCGACGATAAATACTTCTGCAGCAGGGCAGGTACATCATTTTTCAGAATTAAAATATGTAATCAGCAATATCCGTCTTGTAAAAGATAATGGAGATGAAGTTCCATACAATGTAAACGATTTGGATAAAGGAGCGACAGTTATCGACCAGTCAAAAACGGCTTCATTAAGTTATGTTTTGAGTAATGTTCCTGCCGCATCTTACAAGCAGATTAAGTTTGGTTTAGGTATTAAACCAGAACAAAATACTTTAGATCAGGTGAGATTTCCAAATTTTTATGCAGCAGCCGGCGCTAACGATACAGCAATGATGTGGGAATGGGGAAGCGGCTACCGTTTTACAAAAGTAGAAGGATTTTATGATACTGATAATAAAACAATGTCTATTCATACAGGAAGTACAGTAGCAGGTACAAACGGAGTTCCATCAAGTTACACGCAGGGTGTAAACGCTTACAGAGATATTGCTTTAAACCTGACAGCAAACGCAGTTGTGGGAAGTAAAGGTCCTAAAATTAAAATTCAAGCTGATTTTGATAAAATGTTAAGCGGAAAAACAAATACAATCACGCTGTCGACAGGAACAGGGAATGGAGATAACGCAACTCCAAACGTTCACACTGCTGCTCAAATGGTGAAATTTGTTGATAATTTCGGAGGAAATGGTTTAAGCGATATTACAGGAATGTTTTCTGTTACAGCTGTAGAAAACTAA
- a CDS encoding cytochrome-c peroxidase, whose protein sequence is MKKIAGFLLLLLLFTSCNSDDSDMISIDNPEISLNIPAGFPELNAFVSQNKPTKYGVELGEMLFSEKRLSADNTISCASCHIQANAFADQHAQAVGIEGRIGLRNTPSIQNLAFMKFYNWDGSKLQLEDQPLVPIITHEEMDSSILEVIGKIKDDAVYKDLFRKTFGDENITPERIFKSIAQFEYTLISANSKYDKVKRNVASFTESELQGYQTFQQKCASCHSSELFTDQTFRNIGFPINTNSNEAGRARVTGIPSDLMSFRVPTLRNIEHTAPYGSFGQFSTLKSVLDYFDTGVLDSENLDPIFKNNGKRIPLTEEEKTNLIAFMKTLSDTDFVKN, encoded by the coding sequence ATGAAAAAAATAGCTGGTTTCCTATTGCTTTTATTGCTGTTTACATCTTGTAACAGCGATGATTCTGATATGATTTCTATTGATAATCCCGAAATTTCATTGAATATTCCTGCTGGATTTCCAGAGTTAAATGCATTTGTAAGTCAAAACAAGCCGACTAAGTATGGCGTGGAATTGGGTGAAATGCTTTTTTCTGAAAAGAGATTAAGTGCGGATAATACCATTTCATGTGCAAGCTGTCATATTCAGGCAAATGCTTTTGCAGACCAGCATGCGCAAGCGGTTGGAATTGAAGGAAGAATCGGGCTTCGTAACACGCCATCCATTCAAAATTTGGCTTTTATGAAATTTTACAATTGGGATGGAAGTAAGCTCCAATTGGAAGATCAGCCGTTGGTTCCTATTATAACTCACGAAGAAATGGATTCGTCTATTTTGGAAGTTATTGGTAAAATCAAAGATGATGCGGTCTACAAGGATTTATTCAGAAAAACATTTGGCGATGAGAATATTACACCAGAAAGAATCTTTAAAAGTATTGCGCAGTTTGAGTATACATTAATTTCAGCCAATAGTAAATACGATAAAGTAAAACGAAACGTAGCTTCCTTTACAGAAAGTGAATTGCAGGGTTATCAAACTTTTCAACAGAAATGCGCAAGCTGTCATAGTTCAGAATTATTTACAGACCAGACCTTTAGAAATATCGGTTTTCCCATAAATACCAATTCTAATGAAGCTGGTCGTGCAAGAGTTACCGGTATTCCAAGCGATTTAATGAGTTTTCGTGTACCGACATTACGAAATATTGAGCATACGGCTCCTTATGGAAGTTTCGGGCAGTTTTCAACTTTAAAATCGGTTTTAGATTATTTTGATACTGGTGTTTTAGACTCGGAAAATCTCGATCCGATTTTTAAAAATAATGGTAAAAGAATCCCTCTGACAGAAGAAGAAAAAACGAATCTTATCGCATTTATGAAAACATTGAGCGATACAGATTTTGTAAAAAACTAG
- a CDS encoding glycoside hydrolase family 3 C-terminal domain-containing protein → MKKIILIAFVLYAGAIKTSAQNNYQFNNPDLTIEQRVDDLVSIMTLDEKISQLMDSAPAIARLGIPEYNWWNESLHGVARAGYATVFPQSISIASSWDRQLVFEVANAISDEARAKHHEYLRRGQHGIYQGLTFWSPNINIFRDPRWGRGHETYGEDPFLTGQLGLNYVKGLQGNDPKYLKVVATAKHYAVHSGPEPSRHTFNAATSDIDLYETYLPAFRALVKDGHVYSIMGAYNRFRGESCSASPFLFSILRKDWRFNGYIVSDCGAVTDIWKYHKITKDEAEASALAVKVGLDLECGSSFKSLKEAFDRKLLTENDIDITLKRLFTARFKLGMFDPDEIVPYAQIPFSVNNNAAHDWLARKASQKSIVLLKNQNQTLPLSKNIKTVAVIGPNANDVQSLWGNYNGVPSNPITVLKGIKNKLEPNAAILYAKGTDLAKGVPEMTVIPSIYLQNENGTQGLTAEYFDNTEWQGKPLFSRIDDKIDFDWDIDTPDPRLKMGNYSVKWTGYIIAPKTGTYNISEWSKPFMTIEVETGETSGGKNEHHPRIRPQKIELTAGKKYKITAKYKNYYGNATAHLLWSEPQGDLLAEAVQTANQADAVILVLGLNERLEGEEMKVEADGFDGGDRTSLNLPANQEELMKVINATGKPVILVLINGSALAVNWANDNVPAILTAGYPGQQGGNAIADVLFGDYNPAGRLPVTYYKSVEQLPDFNNYDMKGRTYRYFQKKPLYPFGFGLSYTKFKYSNIDVPQNIDAKNDFVVKVDVTNIGDRDGEEVVELYLKDEKASTPRPIWQLEGFERIDLKKGETKTVSFTITPRQLSMINKKSQRIIEPGWFTISIGGKQPYNSSDMQNARFNVTTKNIILEK, encoded by the coding sequence ATGAAAAAAATAATTCTAATTGCGTTTGTACTATATGCAGGAGCAATAAAAACTTCTGCGCAAAACAACTATCAATTCAATAACCCAGACCTAACAATTGAACAGCGTGTAGACGACCTAGTTTCCATAATGACTTTAGACGAAAAAATAAGCCAGTTAATGGATTCCGCACCAGCAATCGCACGACTTGGCATACCCGAATACAATTGGTGGAACGAATCTTTACATGGGGTTGCCCGCGCAGGATATGCAACTGTTTTTCCGCAATCTATTTCTATCGCTTCTTCTTGGGATCGTCAATTAGTATTTGAGGTTGCAAATGCCATTTCTGACGAAGCACGTGCCAAACATCACGAATATTTGAGACGAGGACAGCATGGTATTTATCAGGGATTAACGTTTTGGTCTCCAAATATTAATATTTTTCGCGATCCGCGCTGGGGACGTGGTCATGAAACCTACGGTGAAGACCCTTTTCTAACCGGCCAGCTCGGACTTAATTACGTGAAAGGTCTTCAGGGAAATGATCCCAAATATCTTAAAGTTGTGGCGACAGCAAAACATTATGCCGTTCATTCTGGACCAGAACCGTCTCGACATACTTTTAATGCCGCAACCAGCGATATTGATTTGTACGAAACTTATCTTCCTGCTTTTCGAGCTTTGGTAAAAGATGGACATGTTTACTCTATAATGGGAGCATACAATCGCTTTAGAGGGGAATCCTGCAGTGCCAGTCCATTCTTGTTTAGTATTTTGAGGAAAGACTGGCGATTTAACGGCTATATAGTTTCAGACTGTGGTGCGGTTACAGATATTTGGAAATATCACAAAATAACGAAAGATGAAGCCGAAGCTTCTGCATTAGCAGTAAAAGTAGGCCTAGATTTAGAATGCGGCAGCAGTTTTAAATCATTAAAAGAGGCATTCGATCGTAAACTACTTACGGAAAATGATATTGACATTACGCTAAAACGTTTGTTTACAGCTCGTTTTAAGCTAGGAATGTTCGATCCTGACGAAATTGTACCTTATGCGCAAATTCCTTTTTCTGTAAATAATAACGCGGCACATGATTGGCTGGCACGCAAAGCTTCCCAAAAAAGCATTGTGCTTTTAAAAAATCAAAATCAAACACTTCCTCTTTCAAAAAATATTAAAACAGTAGCTGTAATTGGACCAAATGCCAATGACGTGCAATCACTATGGGGAAATTATAATGGTGTTCCGAGCAATCCTATTACTGTCTTAAAAGGTATTAAGAATAAACTTGAACCAAATGCAGCAATATTATATGCGAAAGGAACAGATCTTGCCAAAGGTGTTCCCGAAATGACTGTTATTCCTTCTATTTATCTTCAAAATGAAAATGGAACACAAGGTTTAACTGCAGAATATTTCGACAATACAGAGTGGCAGGGAAAACCACTTTTCTCACGTATTGATGACAAAATAGATTTTGACTGGGACATTGACACGCCTGATCCACGCTTAAAAATGGGAAACTATAGTGTTAAATGGACTGGCTATATCATCGCACCAAAAACTGGGACTTATAATATTTCGGAATGGTCAAAACCTTTTATGACCATTGAAGTAGAAACTGGAGAAACATCGGGTGGAAAAAATGAACATCATCCTAGAATTCGTCCCCAAAAAATTGAATTAACAGCTGGAAAAAAATATAAAATTACCGCAAAGTACAAAAACTATTACGGCAATGCGACAGCACATCTTTTATGGTCAGAACCGCAAGGCGATTTACTGGCAGAAGCAGTTCAAACTGCAAATCAAGCAGATGCTGTAATTTTAGTTTTAGGATTAAATGAGCGTTTGGAAGGCGAAGAAATGAAAGTGGAAGCTGATGGTTTTGATGGCGGAGATCGTACGAGCTTAAACTTACCTGCCAATCAAGAAGAATTAATGAAAGTAATAAACGCCACTGGAAAGCCTGTAATTTTAGTTTTAATTAATGGAAGTGCGCTGGCAGTAAATTGGGCAAACGATAATGTTCCCGCAATTCTAACTGCTGGATATCCTGGACAGCAAGGCGGTAACGCAATTGCCGATGTGCTTTTTGGAGACTATAATCCCGCAGGAAGACTGCCTGTTACGTATTATAAATCTGTAGAGCAGCTTCCAGATTTTAATAATTATGATATGAAAGGCCGTACGTATAGATACTTTCAGAAAAAACCTCTGTACCCTTTTGGATTTGGTTTGAGCTATACAAAATTCAAATACAGCAATATAGATGTTCCGCAAAATATTGATGCAAAAAATGATTTTGTCGTTAAAGTAGATGTCACAAATATTGGCGATCGTGACGGAGAAGAAGTTGTTGAATTATATTTAAAAGATGAAAAAGCCTCTACTCCACGCCCCATTTGGCAATTAGAAGGATTTGAGCGAATTGATCTAAAAAAAGGTGAAACAAAAACTGTTAGTTTTACCATAACGCCTAGACAATTATCAATGATTAATAAAAAAAGTCAGCGTATAATAGAGCCCGGATGGTTTACAATTTCAATTGGAGGAAAACAGCCTTATAACTCTAGTGATATGCAAAATGCACGATTTAATGTTACCACAAAAAACATAATACTTGAAAAGTAA
- a CDS encoding BlaI/MecI/CopY family transcriptional regulator, which translates to MIKLAKREEQIMQVFWDLEKAFIRDIIPLLPDPKPHYNSVATIVKILAEKGFLNYETAGNMHCFFPVISKEEYQQFALKDIVSQYFDNSYPRMLAFFAKEQKLSEKELDEIVSIIKKEKI; encoded by the coding sequence ATGATAAAATTAGCGAAGAGAGAAGAACAGATCATGCAGGTTTTTTGGGATTTAGAAAAAGCTTTTATTAGAGATATAATTCCGTTGCTGCCAGATCCAAAACCACATTACAACAGTGTTGCAACAATTGTAAAGATCCTTGCTGAGAAAGGATTTTTGAATTATGAAACTGCTGGGAATATGCATTGCTTTTTTCCTGTTATCAGTAAGGAAGAATATCAGCAATTTGCTTTGAAGGATATTGTAAGTCAGTATTTTGATAACTCTTACCCAAGAATGCTAGCCTTTTTTGCCAAAGAACAAAAGCTTTCAGAAAAGGAATTGGACGAAATTGTCAGCATAATCAAAAAAGAAAAGATATGA